In Siniperca chuatsi isolate FFG_IHB_CAS linkage group LG16, ASM2008510v1, whole genome shotgun sequence, the following proteins share a genomic window:
- the LOC122863578 gene encoding prospero homeobox protein 1-like isoform X2: MNPRVWSKGMYSSSNICLDDCTAEHLSSFQPDPVLSNSDVSGVSVTLHRDSENIKMLPESAYYSSCDAGSGLICSNQLELNPSRDTGHLSTRRHPSPASSSCGHHDWNLNSGHQAKRARVENIIKGMTGSPGMHCRDVVTNQHEESDGVQANERIQELPLHQEHVERSGSSHSNLRQLRTRFCHVDGVTDTADSSKDEKYPTWNNSLETSPRDACTDSYSEFESSSSRKYQGWKKVKLMNYFQSKPERIKLMADVLKYELSRAVSRSVDSIFKSMPLLQTSPNDEGNAETDMPLRSSVCKDNKLRLSCCGNAEVHVPDVQTEALSLVVQKPRPERADRFVLQSRSRAHHRPKPPIPFSHDLALHEDQPPEKNHNTACQQALGCLQAGCSEVGRAKFEMFDAHWNSVKVRSKVNSRSVRSPQTHTVSVDPMFLQSMCLPHVKIESDSLVKNNLYMLNEGLTTNHLKKAKLIFFYTRYPSSLVLKMCFHDVQFTRCITSQLIKWFSNFREFYYIQMEKFARHALAEGVADVRGLTVGRESELFRALNMHYNKANDFQVPDRFLEVAEITLREFYVAISMGKDRDPSWKKAIYKVICKLDSDVPAEFKNYHSG, encoded by the exons ATGAATCCACGTGTTTGGAGCAAAGGTATGTATTCTTCCAGCAACATTTGCCTCGACGACTGCACTGCAGAGCACCTCTCCTCTTTTCAACCTGACCCCGTGCTGTCAAATTCAGATGTGTCCGGTGTTTCTGTGACCTTACACAGAGACAGTGAGAACATAAAAATGCTACCAGAGAGTGCTTATTACAGCAGCTGTGATGCTGGTTCAGGTTTGATCTGTTCCAACCAGCTGGAGCTCAATCCATCCAGAGACACTGGACATTTATCCACGAGAAGGCACCCATCTCCTGCATCCAGTTCTTGTGGTCACCATGACTGGAACTTAAACAGTGGCCATCAAGCAAAGCGTGCCAGAGTGGAAAATATCATCAAAGGCATGACTGGCTCTCCTGGTATGCACTGCAGAGATGTGGTGACAAATCAGCATGAGGAGTCAGACGGTGTGCAGGCAAATGAAAGGATTCAAGAACTGCCTTTACATCAGGAGCACGTGGAAAGAAGTGGGTCGAGTCACAGCAACCTCAGACAGCTCAGAACAAGGTTCTGCCATGTAGATGGAGTAACTGACACTGCAGACAGTAGTAAGGACGAGAAATATCCCACCTGGAACAATTCTCTTGAAACATCTCCAAGGGACGCATGTACAGATTCATACAGTGAGTTTGAGAGCAGCTCAAGTAGAAAATATCAAGGATGGAAGAAGGTGAAGCTTATGAACTACTTCCAATCCAAGCCTGAGAGAATAAAGCTAATGGCAGATGTTTTAAAGTACGAACTGTCCAGAGCTGTCAGTAGGAGCGTTGACTCCATTTTCAAAAGCATGCCGCTTCTACAGACATCGCCAAATGACGAGGGGAACGCAGAGACTGATATGCCTCTTCGGTCATCAGTTTGCAAAGATAATAAATTAAGACTTTCGTGTTGTGGGAATGCAGAGGTGCATGTCCCAGATGTTCAAACCGAAGCTCTGTCTCTAGTTGTGCAAAAGCCTCGACCGGAAAGAGCCGACAGGTTCGTCCTCCAGTCCAGATCGAGAGCTCACCATCGTCCCAAACCTCCGATCCCCTTCAGTCACGACTTGGCTCTGCATGAAGATCAGCCGCCAGAGAAGAATCACAACACTGCCTGTCAACAAGCCCTCGGGTGCTTGCAAGCTGGATGCTCTGAAGTTGGCCGAGCAAAGTTTGAGATGTTTGATGCACATTGGAATTCGGTCAAAGTGAGATCAAAGGTCAACTCCAGGTCTGTCAGAAGCCCACAGACTCACACTGTGTCTGTGGATCCCATGTTTTTGCAAAGCATGTGTCTCCCTCATGTCAAGATTGAGTCAGATAGCCTGGTGAAGAATAACCTGTACATGCTGAAT GAGGGTCTGACCACAAATCATCTGAAGAAAGCAAAGCTTATATTCTTCTACACTCGCTACCCGAGCTCACTGGTGCTGAAGATGTGTTTCCATGATGTGCAG TTCACACGCTGTATCACCTCTCAGCTGATCAAGTGGTTCAGTAACTTCAGAGAGTTTTACTACATCCAGATGGAGAAGTTTGCCCGACACGCTCTCGCAGAAGGAGTGGCCGATGTGAGGGGTCTGACTGTGGGGAGAGAATCAGAACTTTTCAGAGCTCTCAACATGCACTACAACAAAGCCAACGACTTCCAG GTCCCTGACAGATTCCTGGAGGTTGCCGAGATTACACTGAGAGAATTTTATGTTGCCATTTCAATGGGCAAGGATCGCGATCCATCATGGAAGAAAGCAATCTACAAGGTGATCTGTAAACTGGACAGTGATGTACCAGCTGAATTTAAAAATTATCACTCTGGATGA
- the LOC122863578 gene encoding prospero homeobox protein 2-like isoform X1, with product MIVGFYSLLSFFFNPTSMNPRVWSKGMYSSSNICLDDCTAEHLSSFQPDPVLSNSDVSGVSVTLHRDSENIKMLPESAYYSSCDAGSGLICSNQLELNPSRDTGHLSTRRHPSPASSSCGHHDWNLNSGHQAKRARVENIIKGMTGSPGMHCRDVVTNQHEESDGVQANERIQELPLHQEHVERSGSSHSNLRQLRTRFCHVDGVTDTADSSKDEKYPTWNNSLETSPRDACTDSYSEFESSSSRKYQGWKKVKLMNYFQSKPERIKLMADVLKYELSRAVSRSVDSIFKSMPLLQTSPNDEGNAETDMPLRSSVCKDNKLRLSCCGNAEVHVPDVQTEALSLVVQKPRPERADRFVLQSRSRAHHRPKPPIPFSHDLALHEDQPPEKNHNTACQQALGCLQAGCSEVGRAKFEMFDAHWNSVKVRSKVNSRSVRSPQTHTVSVDPMFLQSMCLPHVKIESDSLVKNNLYMLNEGLTTNHLKKAKLIFFYTRYPSSLVLKMCFHDVQFTRCITSQLIKWFSNFREFYYIQMEKFARHALAEGVADVRGLTVGRESELFRALNMHYNKANDFQVPDRFLEVAEITLREFYVAISMGKDRDPSWKKAIYKVICKLDSDVPAEFKNYHSG from the exons ATGATAGTGGGTTTTTATTcactgctgtcttttttttttaacccaacaAGCATGAATCCACGTGTTTGGAGCAAAGGTATGTATTCTTCCAGCAACATTTGCCTCGACGACTGCACTGCAGAGCACCTCTCCTCTTTTCAACCTGACCCCGTGCTGTCAAATTCAGATGTGTCCGGTGTTTCTGTGACCTTACACAGAGACAGTGAGAACATAAAAATGCTACCAGAGAGTGCTTATTACAGCAGCTGTGATGCTGGTTCAGGTTTGATCTGTTCCAACCAGCTGGAGCTCAATCCATCCAGAGACACTGGACATTTATCCACGAGAAGGCACCCATCTCCTGCATCCAGTTCTTGTGGTCACCATGACTGGAACTTAAACAGTGGCCATCAAGCAAAGCGTGCCAGAGTGGAAAATATCATCAAAGGCATGACTGGCTCTCCTGGTATGCACTGCAGAGATGTGGTGACAAATCAGCATGAGGAGTCAGACGGTGTGCAGGCAAATGAAAGGATTCAAGAACTGCCTTTACATCAGGAGCACGTGGAAAGAAGTGGGTCGAGTCACAGCAACCTCAGACAGCTCAGAACAAGGTTCTGCCATGTAGATGGAGTAACTGACACTGCAGACAGTAGTAAGGACGAGAAATATCCCACCTGGAACAATTCTCTTGAAACATCTCCAAGGGACGCATGTACAGATTCATACAGTGAGTTTGAGAGCAGCTCAAGTAGAAAATATCAAGGATGGAAGAAGGTGAAGCTTATGAACTACTTCCAATCCAAGCCTGAGAGAATAAAGCTAATGGCAGATGTTTTAAAGTACGAACTGTCCAGAGCTGTCAGTAGGAGCGTTGACTCCATTTTCAAAAGCATGCCGCTTCTACAGACATCGCCAAATGACGAGGGGAACGCAGAGACTGATATGCCTCTTCGGTCATCAGTTTGCAAAGATAATAAATTAAGACTTTCGTGTTGTGGGAATGCAGAGGTGCATGTCCCAGATGTTCAAACCGAAGCTCTGTCTCTAGTTGTGCAAAAGCCTCGACCGGAAAGAGCCGACAGGTTCGTCCTCCAGTCCAGATCGAGAGCTCACCATCGTCCCAAACCTCCGATCCCCTTCAGTCACGACTTGGCTCTGCATGAAGATCAGCCGCCAGAGAAGAATCACAACACTGCCTGTCAACAAGCCCTCGGGTGCTTGCAAGCTGGATGCTCTGAAGTTGGCCGAGCAAAGTTTGAGATGTTTGATGCACATTGGAATTCGGTCAAAGTGAGATCAAAGGTCAACTCCAGGTCTGTCAGAAGCCCACAGACTCACACTGTGTCTGTGGATCCCATGTTTTTGCAAAGCATGTGTCTCCCTCATGTCAAGATTGAGTCAGATAGCCTGGTGAAGAATAACCTGTACATGCTGAAT GAGGGTCTGACCACAAATCATCTGAAGAAAGCAAAGCTTATATTCTTCTACACTCGCTACCCGAGCTCACTGGTGCTGAAGATGTGTTTCCATGATGTGCAG TTCACACGCTGTATCACCTCTCAGCTGATCAAGTGGTTCAGTAACTTCAGAGAGTTTTACTACATCCAGATGGAGAAGTTTGCCCGACACGCTCTCGCAGAAGGAGTGGCCGATGTGAGGGGTCTGACTGTGGGGAGAGAATCAGAACTTTTCAGAGCTCTCAACATGCACTACAACAAAGCCAACGACTTCCAG GTCCCTGACAGATTCCTGGAGGTTGCCGAGATTACACTGAGAGAATTTTATGTTGCCATTTCAATGGGCAAGGATCGCGATCCATCATGGAAGAAAGCAATCTACAAGGTGATCTGTAAACTGGACAGTGATGTACCAGCTGAATTTAAAAATTATCACTCTGGATGA
- the LOC122863578 gene encoding prospero homeobox protein 1-like isoform X3 has protein sequence MIVGFYSLLSFFFNPTSMNPRVWSKGMYSSSNICLDDCTAEHLSSFQPDPVLSNSDVSGVSVTLHRDSENIKMLPESAYYSSCDAGSGLICSNQLELNPSRDTGHLSTRRHPSPASSSCGHHDWNLNSGHQAKRARVENIIKGMTGSPGMHCRDVVTNQHEESDGVQANERIQELPLHQEHVERSGSSHSNLRQLRTRFCHVDGVTDTADSSKDEKYPTWNNSLETSPRDACTDSYSEFESSSSRKYQGWKKVKLMNYFQSKPERIKLMADVLKYELSRAVSRSVDSIFKSMPLLQTSPNDEGNAETDMPLRSSVCKDNKLRLSCCGNAEVHVPDVQTEALSLVVQKPRPERADRFVLQSRSRAHHRPKPPIPFSHDLALHEDQPPEKNHNTACQQALGCLQAGCSEVGRAKFEMFDAHWNSVKVRSKVNSRSVRSPQTHTVSVDPMFLQSMCLPHVKIESDSLVKNNLYMLNEGLTTNHLKKAKLIFFYTRYPSSLVLKMCFHDVQNKESVPHNSHAVSPLS, from the exons ATGATAGTGGGTTTTTATTcactgctgtcttttttttttaacccaacaAGCATGAATCCACGTGTTTGGAGCAAAGGTATGTATTCTTCCAGCAACATTTGCCTCGACGACTGCACTGCAGAGCACCTCTCCTCTTTTCAACCTGACCCCGTGCTGTCAAATTCAGATGTGTCCGGTGTTTCTGTGACCTTACACAGAGACAGTGAGAACATAAAAATGCTACCAGAGAGTGCTTATTACAGCAGCTGTGATGCTGGTTCAGGTTTGATCTGTTCCAACCAGCTGGAGCTCAATCCATCCAGAGACACTGGACATTTATCCACGAGAAGGCACCCATCTCCTGCATCCAGTTCTTGTGGTCACCATGACTGGAACTTAAACAGTGGCCATCAAGCAAAGCGTGCCAGAGTGGAAAATATCATCAAAGGCATGACTGGCTCTCCTGGTATGCACTGCAGAGATGTGGTGACAAATCAGCATGAGGAGTCAGACGGTGTGCAGGCAAATGAAAGGATTCAAGAACTGCCTTTACATCAGGAGCACGTGGAAAGAAGTGGGTCGAGTCACAGCAACCTCAGACAGCTCAGAACAAGGTTCTGCCATGTAGATGGAGTAACTGACACTGCAGACAGTAGTAAGGACGAGAAATATCCCACCTGGAACAATTCTCTTGAAACATCTCCAAGGGACGCATGTACAGATTCATACAGTGAGTTTGAGAGCAGCTCAAGTAGAAAATATCAAGGATGGAAGAAGGTGAAGCTTATGAACTACTTCCAATCCAAGCCTGAGAGAATAAAGCTAATGGCAGATGTTTTAAAGTACGAACTGTCCAGAGCTGTCAGTAGGAGCGTTGACTCCATTTTCAAAAGCATGCCGCTTCTACAGACATCGCCAAATGACGAGGGGAACGCAGAGACTGATATGCCTCTTCGGTCATCAGTTTGCAAAGATAATAAATTAAGACTTTCGTGTTGTGGGAATGCAGAGGTGCATGTCCCAGATGTTCAAACCGAAGCTCTGTCTCTAGTTGTGCAAAAGCCTCGACCGGAAAGAGCCGACAGGTTCGTCCTCCAGTCCAGATCGAGAGCTCACCATCGTCCCAAACCTCCGATCCCCTTCAGTCACGACTTGGCTCTGCATGAAGATCAGCCGCCAGAGAAGAATCACAACACTGCCTGTCAACAAGCCCTCGGGTGCTTGCAAGCTGGATGCTCTGAAGTTGGCCGAGCAAAGTTTGAGATGTTTGATGCACATTGGAATTCGGTCAAAGTGAGATCAAAGGTCAACTCCAGGTCTGTCAGAAGCCCACAGACTCACACTGTGTCTGTGGATCCCATGTTTTTGCAAAGCATGTGTCTCCCTCATGTCAAGATTGAGTCAGATAGCCTGGTGAAGAATAACCTGTACATGCTGAAT GAGGGTCTGACCACAAATCATCTGAAGAAAGCAAAGCTTATATTCTTCTACACTCGCTACCCGAGCTCACTGGTGCTGAAGATGTGTTTCCATGATGTGCAG AATAAAGAATCAGTTCCACACAA TTCACACGCTGTATCACCTCTCAGCTGA